CCTGAGCAGAACGAATATTCAGAACGGCAGCAATTATACGAATATAGGAGAACAGAACCAGGAAACAGGGAAGCATGATCACTAGAAATCCCGAGATGGCCACCAAGACCTTGTTGAAGGAGATGTCCACACAGGCTAGACGTAGCACTGCTAGGATCTCACAGGCAAAGTGATTAATAACATTGTGACACAGGGGAAGTCGGAAGGTAATGAACGTTTCCATCAGTGAATTGGTGAAACCAGCCCCCAAgcagccagcagccagccccAGACACAGCCGCCCATGCATGATGACTGTGTAGCGTAGTGGGTGGCACAccgccacatagcggtcataggccatggctCCCAGCAGGAAGAACTCAGACCCACCCAGTGCCAAGGAGATGTAGAGCTGGAGCACACAGCTGTAGAATGGGATCGATTTCCGGGCTGAGAGGAGGTGGGCCAGCATTTGAGGGACAAAGCTGATTGAATAAGAAAGGTCCACAAAGGATAAAACActaaggaagaagtacatggggttATGAAGCCTGTTGTCCAGTCCGATCAGAAGAAGAATGAGAACATTTGCCACAAGAGTCACCAAGTACATGGTCAGGACCAGGACAAAGAGGAAGACTTCTGTCTTCCAGTCACTGGACAACCCCAGCAGAATGAACTCACTCACCCAtgtctgggttttattttcctgGCCCATGAGTTTCTGAGGACCAAAGTCTCAAGATGTTGAAAAAACAAATCATGAAACCTCAGGATTGGAAAGTGGCTTTTAGATCATATGGAGATCCTCCCCATCTGAACTTAAAGTTCTTCTAGAACATCTCAGCCAAATCATCATCCACACTCTGCTTGAACACGTCCACATGAGGAGGACAATGGGACCCAGTTGTGCAGCTAGAAATCAAGGAGAAAAGAAGTTACATTCTTGGAATTCAATTTATTGGAACGTAATTTCATCTCCCAAACATCTGCTCATAAATAGGGGACGGAAATTAATGAAGTCTTTAGACTTAAAATCCTATTCTAGTAGTAGCTATTATAGAGAGTTCATGTCATTTTGGTGAGAATTTTTATGGTTCATATGaaagatatttttctgaattGACTTCTTTCTTGTAAATAACTAGGTCACAATCAAGACTGatatttttccagaatgttcAAAATTCACAGGTCATTCAACCTCCTGGGTAAAAACCAATAGCATAGTCTAAATTTTTTAGTGTCCCTTTGCTTGTAATGTCTGTTGCACCATACCTTCTCATACATTAGCTTCTTTTCATGTTGCCGTATTTTaccttgagaattaaaaaaaatattgtcaaggagccaagatggcagagaggatgggagctctgtaattttatCTGctccatctatcgaactgagaaggacattactctcatctgcaagagtggaaggagaaagtaCAGACTCCAGAAacagacaacctcaaagatgcctgagtaaGGCTACtacaagaaacaagccaaagtgtgcctGATGGTGagacccaaatatcactgagtagggaaataaaatattcaaaggcacaacaagaaagactgagagacaccattaaaagagtatttcctgaaatgaaaggccctcgacagtcaataagccttctTTAGCAGAGCAAcgttaacaggtgcacagtgcacaatgagcttttaaaaactgacaagggacagaaaactagccaaaatgatgaaacaaaggaactctcccctgacgaacttccaggaagaagtcacagccatagaATTGCTCAGTACAGACCTAAACCAtatcactgaacaagaatttcaAAAACATGTCAAAAAAGTAATCGCTGGGcatgaaaaaagcatcaaagaagcaattgagacaatgactaggaactttgaaaataggtgtgatgagttaaaaaaggctataaatgagatgcataataaaatggaggcagccaccataaggattgaagaggcagagagaataataggtgaattagaagatatagatacagcaaaagaggaagctgaaaaaaagagaaattgatccaggatcaggaaaggagaatttgagacctgagtgatacaatcaaatggagcAACActcatatcataggaattctggaagaggaagacagagaaatgtCCTAAAGGGAtcctagaccaaattataacagaatttcccaaatctggggaaagaaaaggacattcaaattcaagagtcaCAAAGAACCTTCTTAAGACATACCTTGAAACGACCTCCAgcatgacatattatagtgaaactggcaaaatataaagataaagagagaattctgaaagcagctagggagaaaaggaccctcacatacaaagggaaacctatcagagtggttacagatctgTCCatggaaacttggcaggccaggaaggaatggcaggaaatcttcaatgtaatgaacagaaaaaacatgcagccaagaatcctttatccagcaagcctgtcattcaaaagagatggagaaataaaggttttcccaaataaacaaaaattgagagaattcatgaccaccgaaccagccctacaagaaatcctaagagggactctatgagggaaatgttgcaaagaatacaaggtgccagagacaccactatagacatgaattctagggagaacacaatgactgtaaacccacatttttcaataattacaCTGAATGTcagtggactgaatgctccaaccaaatgacacagggtagcagaatggataaaaaaacaaaatccatctaattgctgtctacaagagactcattttagacctgaagacaccttcaggttgaaagtaaagggatggagaaatatctatcatgagactggaagccaaaagaaagctggagtagccatacttatatcaggcaGACTAGACTATAcattaaaggcagtaacaagagatgaagaaggacattatataataattacagggtctctccatcaggaagattataaacatctatgcgacaaatttgggagcgcccaaatacaaaaaacaatcaCAGACTGAAACgaccttattgataagaatgtgctaattaaaGGCGACTTTAATACTCCCCTgaaagcaatggatagatcaaccagacagaaaatcactaaagaaacaatggacctaaacgATGCATTGGAAAAGatggaattgatatatttagaactctgcatcctgaagttaggaaattcaccttcttctcgaatgcacatggcacattctccaagatagatcacacactggggcataaggcagccctccataagtataaatgaataaatatcatatcatgcacactttcagatcacaatgctatgaaacttgaaattaaccacaggaaaaagcctggaaaacctccaaaaatgtggaggttaaaaacgaccctactaaagaatgactgggctaatcagacaataagagaagaaatttttaaaaatatgggagcaaatgaaaatgaaaatacaacaatctaaactctctgggttgcaggaaaggcagtcctaggaggaaaatatattgcaatccaggcctatttcaacaaactagaaaaagcacaaattcaaaatctaacagaacacctaatggaactagaaagagagcagcaagagcaccccaatcccagcagaaaaaaaagaaataataaagatcagggcagaaaaagcaatatagaattaaaaaaaaaaagttgatcagatcaatgaaaccaggagttggttctttgaaaaaataaacaaaattgataaacctctagccaggctcctcaggaagaaaagaaagagcacccagatagacaaaatcatgaatgaaaagtaTCTATTACAACAATTCCCTTAGagatacaagcaatcatcagagattactatgaaaaactagatgccaacaaactggacatcctagaagtaatggacaaattcctaaatgcacatgcactgccaaaattcaagtgggaagagatagaaagcatgaatagactgataaccagtgaagaaatcaatccattatcagaaatctcccaacgaataagagcccagggcaagatggcttcccaggggaattctaccagacatttaaagcagagctcatacccattcttctcaaactattccaaaaaatagaaatagaaggaaaacttccaaactcattctatgaagccagcatcaccttgatacccaaaccagacagagacccagcaaaaaaagagaactaaacaccaatatccttaatgaatacagatgcaaaaatactcaaattactggcaaatcgaattcaacagcatataaaaagaattatccatcatgatcaagtgggattcattcctgggttacagggctggttcaatattcacaaatccatcaatgtgatacatcacattaacaaaagaaaggataaaaaccatatgatcctgtcaatagatgcagaaaaagcatttgacaaaatacagcacccttttgtaataaaaacccttgagaaagtcggaatagaaggaacttacttaaacattataaaagcagtttaagaaaagcccactgctaatatcatcctcaatggggaaatactgagagatttccccctgagatcaggaatacgacaggggtgtccactctcaccactgttgtttaacatagtgctggaagtcctagcatcagcaatcagacaacaaaaggaaataaaaggcatcagaattggcaaagaagtcaaactctcaatttttgcagatgacatgatactctacatagaaaacccagcagactccaccagatgccttctagaactgatcaatgaattcagtaaagttgcagggtacaaaatcaatgtacagaaattggttgcattcctatacaccaataatgaagcagctgaaagagaaatcaagaaactgatcccattcacaattgcacgaaaaaccatcaaatacctaggagtaaacctaaccaaggatggaaaagacctatatgatgaaaactatagaaaacttatgaaagagatggaagaagacaccaagaaatggaaaaacattccctgttcatggatcggaagaataaacagtgaaaatgtcattactacccaaagcaatctaNNNNNNNNNNNNNNNNNNNNNNNNNNNNNNNNNNNNNNNNNNNNNNNNNNNNNNNNNNNNNNNNNNNNNNNNNNNNNNNNNNNNNNNNNNNNNNNNNNNNtatggaaccacaaaagacctgaatagccaaagtcatattgaagaagaaaaccaaaacaggaggcatcacaatcccagactttagcctctactacaaagctgtcatcatcaagacagtatggtattggcgcaaaaacagacacatagaccaatggaatagaatagagaatccagaactggacccgcaaatgtatgaccaattaacttttgacaaaccaggaaagagtatccgatggaaaataGATGGCCTTGTTAGCATGTGGTGCTGGgggagctggacagcaacatgcagaagaaggaaactagaccactttcttacaccatacacaaaagtaaactcaaaatgaatgaaggacctgaatgtgagagagaaagccatcaaaaccctcgaggagaaaataggaaacaacccccttgacctcaactgcagcaatttcctacttgacacatccccaaggcaagggaaatgaaagcaaaaatgaactattgggacttcatcaagataaaaacttctgcacggcaaaggaaacaatcaagaaaactaataggcaaccaacagaatgggaaaagatagttgcaaatgacatatcagataaagggctagtatccaaaatctacaaggaactcaccaaactccacactgacaaaacaaataacccagtgaagaaatgggcagaagacctgaacagacacttctccaaagaggacatccagagggcctccaggcacatgaaacgatgctcaacatcactcattatcagggaaacacaaatcaaaaccacactgagatatcaccttacaccagtcagagttgttaaaatgaacaaatcaagagactatagatgctggtgagggtgttgggagacgggcaccttcctaccctgttggtgggaatgtaaactggtgcagccgctctggaaaacagtgtggaggctcctcaaaaaactgtccatagaactcccttatgacccagcaatagcactgctagggatttacccagaggatacagaagtgctgatgcataggggcacatgtaccccaatgttcatagtggcactttctacaatagtcaaatcatggaaagagcctaaatgtccatcacccgataaatggatcaagaagatgtggtttatatatacaatggagtattacatggcaatgagaaagactaaaatctggccatttgtagcaaagtggatgaacctcgagggtgtcttgctaagcgaaataagtcagccggagaaggacagataccatatgtttgcactcataggtctaacaggagaaaccaaatggaggaccagggggaggggatgagggaaagagagttggggagagtgagggacgcaaaacttgagagactgttgaatacggaaacaaactgagggttgaaggagaaggggggcgGGGTAAAAGTGGTGatttgatggaggagggcacttgtggggaagagcactgggagttatataaaaaccaatttgacaataaattattttaaaaatatatagtcattGGTTAGAAAATTTCCAAGTTTAAAGCCTTGATCAAAATATAGACTGgtttggggggcctgggtagctcagtcggttaagcctcagacttcagctcaagtcatgacctcacagttcgtgggattgagccccacaattagcactgtgctgacagctcagggactggagcctacttcagactgtgtctccccctcctctctctctgaaactcccctgagcacactgtctctctctctcaaaaaaaatttaaaaatatggactGGTAATGTTTACTGTACTTTTCTATcctaatataaatgtatttttagcaTCCCAATGCTTTTTAGAGATTCACCAATAGCTATGGAGCCCACACTTgacacagctctctctctctgacatctgCACATCTGCACTTTTAGAAGAGAAttacccctctccctctctttctacacatgtgcatatatatttatacatttcaagAATTTCTGAAAAAGTAAATGTTGACAAAATTAATCATTTCATGCTTACTGCTTTGTGGtagtatttcagaaaataaaccaaacaaatatCACACTTCATAAAACCTGAAACATACAAAAGTGTGATGACTTGTTTCCAAGATACATTTCTAAGGTAACCTGTCCTTTAAAGGAACGCCAGTGATCTGAACCACATTGTACATCAGACAGACTGCAGATCACCTTTCCTCAGTCCTGTCTGCCCAGGGTCGGAGGTGACCGTGAGGCAGCCACTCTTCCAGGTACGTCAGAGGTGTGCACGTGCACGTAGGCAGTGTGACCATGAAGGGACCGGGTAGTGCTAGATCCACTTACACTGTCGTCACTCCTATAACCAGGACTTAAATgtcctttaagaaaaatgaagcaatttCAAAACAAGTAGTGTTTTCCCAACTGTCTCCAAAAACACCCAATAAAGGGCATTTGTCATTAAAGCCATATTATGCTTGCTCAGTAACATAGTCAGACAAGTGCATTTCTGAGTGACACATAATTTGCATGAGTGATTTTGCtccattttggtaaaatatatctgatatatttaaaaagtgatgtgTTAGGGCACATGGGTGCcttagccagttgagcatccgacttcaacttacttcatgatctcgcggttggtgggttcgagccccaagtcggccTCCCTGTGCTCAGCTGCTCTCAGCGCAGATCCCCcttcagatcctgtttccctctctctttagccctcccccagtctccctctatcaaactaaacattttttttaaaaattaaaaataaacaaaaagtgatGTGTAAAACTCAAAGTAAATCTTgttgtaaaattatttcatatgacTTAGCCAAGTCAACTGCCCTGTGAATCACTAAATTTCACAAAATCTTCTCAATCTCATCTATTCATTTGGGGGCAGGCAGTGGGGTGGTAGGAAAACAGGTTCCTGAAACACTCCTGCTCATCTTGATACAAAATCCACTGCGGAGGGTGGGGGTGAAGACtggtgagagaagaaagaaaaataatcacactTGTGCCTGTATTATGTTGAtttatatgaacattttatttatttatttcttactctaTACCTATTATACTAAATACTCCATGCATCTAATAAGTACTATAATACAATACAACATGACATAACATAATACAACATATAACATAATACAACATAATATAATAATCATCACAACAATACTCTGAAATATGGCCCATTATTTGCAGGTGGCAAAGAGGGCAAAAGGACTAGCACAAGGGAGGGGACAGCAAGTAAATGGGGTCACCCGATAACCTGGGGCACATCCCTTGTCTCCTGTGCCCAGCATGGCCCCATGTGCAGCACGGCGACAGTGCCTGTTGAAAGGCTGTGGCTTCACTTAACATAAAACCAGGAGACATATCAGGAGGACTCAGTTCCTTCTGCCTTTGGTCCTACCACCTCAGAGTCATGGCGGAGTTGAGGAAGTGCCTCCCACTTACCCATCATGTTGCagtctgtcctccaggtcacATGCACAACAGgacaagaagaaacaaagcagatctCCCTCATTCAGAAAATCCCTTATAGTACGGGCTTAGCTGGCCTCTTTCACAAACTCAGAAAGATGATCATGCTTCTACTTCATGTCTGATGTGCAGATGACAGCAAGAGGGGTCCATGGCAGGCAGCCAGTCCTTTCTCCCTTAAGAATGAAGGGCTATGATTACAGACACTATGGAAACAAAAATGATCCACTATCACAAATGGTTGAAGTCCCAAAAAAGAATCCTGGGCTGCGGGGATGAGTCAGCGCTCATTGGGGAGATTTGTACCTTCTGAACTGCCTCCCATGGGGAACCTGGATTCTATTATCTTTAGTGGTGGGTACTCATGAGTAATGCCAACATAGCCCCTCTCTGTTTGAGTAAATAGTTACCATCACACTAACATAAAAGGTGGGCTACATTTCCAGCCACTTGATAATCACTCCAAAGGCAGAGGTAAATGGTTGAATGGCTGGCAGCTTAGTTAAACCCAAATCTTCACATGGGTGGAGA
The genomic region above belongs to Suricata suricatta isolate VVHF042 chromosome 2, meerkat_22Aug2017_6uvM2_HiC, whole genome shotgun sequence and contains:
- the LOC115304440 gene encoding olfactory receptor-like protein OLF3, with the protein product MGQENKTQTWVSEFILLGLSSDWKTEVFLFVLVLTMYLVTLVANVLILLLIGLDNRLHNPMYFFLSVLSFVDLSYSISFVPQMLAHLLSARKSIPFYSCVLQLYISLALGGSEFFLLGAMAYDRYVAVCHPLRYTVIMHGRLCLGLAAGCLGAGFTNSLMETFITFRLPLCHNVINHFACEILAVLRLACVDISFNKVLVAISGFLVIMLPCFLVLFSYIRIIAAVLNIRSAQGRSKAFGTCASHLTVVCMCFGATIFTYLGPRSASSEDKEKMVALFYALVAPMLNPLIYSLRNKEVMAALRKVLENFRNKE